A single region of the Candidatus Micrarchaeia archaeon genome encodes:
- the rpiA gene encoding ribose 5-phosphate isomerase A, producing MLQKINAAKKALEMMEENKIIGLGSGTTAAEFVRMLGEKKKAGFKIDACIPTSFEARMFAIKYGLSRYLCDPDQVDRIHVAVDGADYVSKEFIIKGGGAALTREKVVAYNAERFIVIADESKIAKGPKSSVALEAIKFSAPFVIKTLAKLGYPATIRVGTGKVGPIISDNNNFIIDAKIEIKNPSTLESMLNSIPGVLENGIFTKFTKIIIGTEKGAYEL from the coding sequence ATGCTTCAAAAAATAAACGCAGCAAAAAAAGCGCTGGAAATGATGGAAGAAAACAAAATAATCGGATTGGGCTCAGGCACAACCGCAGCCGAATTCGTGCGCATGCTCGGCGAGAAGAAAAAAGCAGGGTTCAAGATAGACGCGTGCATCCCCACCTCCTTCGAGGCAAGGATGTTCGCGATAAAATATGGCCTTTCCCGCTACCTGTGCGACCCTGACCAGGTGGACAGAATACACGTGGCGGTGGACGGTGCGGATTACGTCTCAAAGGAATTCATAATCAAAGGCGGAGGCGCGGCGCTCACCCGGGAAAAGGTGGTCGCATACAACGCCGAGCGCTTCATAGTGATAGCCGACGAATCCAAAATTGCAAAAGGCCCGAAATCCAGCGTTGCATTGGAGGCGATAAAATTCTCTGCCCCGTTCGTGATAAAAACCCTCGCGAAACTGGGATACCCGGCCACCATAAGGGTCGGGACCGGCAAAGTCGGGCCGATAATAAGCGACAACAACAATTTCATAATAGACGCGAAAATCGAGATAAAAAATCCGTCAACTTTGGAATCAATGCTCAACAGCATCCCCGGAGTCCTCGAGAACGGGATATTCACGAAATTCACGAAAATAATAATCGGCACGGAAAAAGGCGCGTACGAACTCTAA
- a CDS encoding MFS transporter: MGFLADRGSGGVGAPKTRYGAARGGFGGLSRNTLFFGVTSFLVEVSSEMIDPIMPLFLMNVLKADAVVIGLIEGCSEVVVALMSAISGYVSDKFGKHKAMSVSGYFISAFMKLFFVIAGTWQNILGLRIVERFGKGLRGVPRDVIMAHSDRKEMLGRAFGYRKMMDAFGAILGPLIAAVIIALLLPRFGEEQTYRSVFLLAVIPAVLGVVILSRFVKELHVRKMGDGKEALRNAFGNRGYKSMVIVGALFGIAQFGNAFFILKAQDITGNVLMTLFGYIVYNISYALFALPAGFLTDRLGGRKVMALGYALFALTVLGFAFSTDYLFLVFFVTFGMVAAILDTTPRTFISRISDDGNKGTSMGIYQGITGFLLLPANIIAGLLWNVNILGFRGTFVFSFAVSALAALLMLAAVKMKRD, encoded by the coding sequence ATGGGCTTTTTGGCTGACCGGGGTTCAGGGGGCGTTGGAGCCCCGAAAACGCGTTACGGCGCCGCGCGAGGAGGTTTCGGCGGCCTGAGCAGGAACACGCTTTTTTTCGGGGTTACGAGCTTCCTCGTGGAAGTGAGCAGCGAGATGATAGACCCCATAATGCCCCTCTTCCTCATGAACGTGCTCAAAGCCGACGCAGTGGTCATAGGGTTGATTGAAGGATGCTCTGAAGTGGTGGTTGCGCTCATGTCCGCAATCTCCGGCTACGTCAGCGACAAGTTCGGAAAGCACAAGGCGATGAGCGTTTCTGGGTATTTCATATCCGCGTTCATGAAGCTGTTTTTCGTTATTGCCGGAACCTGGCAGAACATACTGGGCCTGCGCATAGTGGAGCGGTTCGGAAAGGGGCTCAGGGGAGTCCCCAGGGACGTGATAATGGCGCACAGCGACAGGAAGGAGATGCTGGGTAGGGCATTCGGGTACAGGAAGATGATGGATGCGTTCGGGGCAATTCTCGGGCCGCTCATTGCGGCAGTAATTATCGCTTTGCTGCTGCCCAGGTTCGGAGAGGAGCAGACTTACAGGAGCGTATTCCTGCTCGCGGTCATTCCTGCTGTTCTCGGGGTAGTAATTTTATCCAGATTCGTGAAGGAACTCCACGTGAGGAAAATGGGCGACGGGAAGGAAGCCCTGCGGAATGCGTTCGGAAACCGCGGCTACAAGAGCATGGTGATTGTGGGTGCGCTGTTCGGAATCGCGCAATTCGGGAACGCGTTCTTCATATTGAAGGCCCAGGACATAACCGGGAACGTGCTGATGACGCTGTTCGGATATATCGTATACAACATAAGCTATGCGCTGTTCGCGCTCCCTGCCGGGTTTCTCACCGACAGGCTGGGGGGAAGGAAGGTGATGGCGCTGGGCTATGCGCTGTTCGCGCTCACCGTGCTGGGGTTCGCGTTCTCTACGGATTACTTGTTCCTGGTGTTTTTCGTGACTTTCGGCATGGTTGCGGCGATACTTGATACCACCCCAAGGACTTTCATAAGCAGGATTAGTGATGACGGGAACAAAGGGACGTCAATGGGGATTTACCAGGGCATTACCGGTTTTCTCCTGCTCCCTGCCAACATAATCGCAGGCCTGCTGTGGAACGTGAATATCCTGGGGTTCAGGGGGACTTTCGTGTTCTCGTTCGCTGTGAGCGCGCTGGCCGCGCTGCTAATGCTTGCAGCGGTTAAGATGAAGCGGGATTAG